The sequence below is a genomic window from Ottowia sp. SB7-C50.
AGCACGCTACAAAATCTGTTGCAATGCTGCCATGGCGACGAGCGGCCCGAGTGCCCCATCCTCGACCAGCTGGCGGGCACGTGACGGCGCACGCCGCGCACGCGGCCATGTCATCCAACTTTACAAACCGACATGCGCCACTGAAGTTCGCGATACACGCGCCGCGCACACTGCATGCCAAGCCGGTGCCGTGCCTTGCTTCCCGCAGGCCTGCCGGCCAGGCTCGTATCCCGAGCGCATGACTGAAAGGACATGGATCATGACTCTGACCCCGAAACGCCTGTTGATCGCCGCTGTGCTGGCCGCCAGTGGCGCCCTTGCCATCGCCCAGGCGCCCGCGCCGGCCAACCAGCCCGCGGCGGGCGAAGCCTCGGCCGCACGCCCCGGCCCCGGCGGCAAACGCATGGACCCGGCGCAGATGCAGCAGCGCATGGCCGAACGCCGCGCCCAGCGGCTGGCCGCGCTCAAAAGCGACCTGAAGCTGACCCCGGCGCAGGAAGGCGCGTGGAACCAGTTCGTCGCCGCCAGCCAGCCGCCCGCCATGGGCCAGCGCGGCCCGATGATGGACCGCGCGCAGATGGCGCAGCTGACCACGCCGCAGCGCCTGGACCTGATGGACAAGCGCATGGCCGAGCGCCAGGCGCACATGAAGCAGCGCAGCGACGCGGTGAAGACCTTCTACGCCCAGCTGACGCCCGAGCAGCAGAAGACCTTCGACAGCCGCCCGATGCGCGGCGGGCGCGGCGAAGGTCGCATGCACGGTGGCGGCATGCACGGCCACATGCATGGCGGCCCGGGCATGATGGGCCGCTGACCGGCCATCATGGGCTGACCCCACCCTGGCGCGGCGCAGACTCCTAGGGCCCACGGCGTCCTGCACCGTCAGGGCGCCGTTTTTTTATGCCGATTCGGGCACATTGCGCTGGCGGGTGTTACGCAAGCAGCTATACTTTTTGCAGTCCTGCGGCCCCGGCGCCACACCGCTCTGGGCGCGCGGGCCGATTGGACGTAAGCTGCGCACGTGCCCTACACCGCCCCACCCCCCCCTCCTTTGCCGCCGCGCCCGCCGCGCGGCACCCTGAAGCTGCCCGACGTGCGCACCGTTGCGCTGACGGCGCCCCTGAACTGGCTGGCGCTGGGCTGGCGCGACCTGTGGCGCATCGGCATGCCCAGCCTGTTGCACGGCATGCTGCTGACCACCTTCGGCCTGCTGCTGCTGATGCTGGCGCGCGACCAGTTCTGGCTGCTGGCGGGCGCGTTCTCGGGCTTTCTGGTGGTGGCGCCGGTGCTGGCCACCAGCCTGTACGCGCTGTCGCGCGCGCTGGAGCGCGGCGAGCCGGCCAACCTGCGCACCATCGGCAAGACGTGGACGCGCTGGCAGTTTTCGCGCTATGCGGTGCACGGCGGCTACTGGAGCCTGGTGCGCTTCGGCCTGCTGCTGTCGCTGGCCGGCACCGGCTGGGTGCTGACCTCGGCCGCGCTCATCACCGTGCTGGCGCCCGCGCCGGTCAACACGCCGACCGACTTTCTGCGCCATGTCGTGCTGACGCACCGGGGCTACCTGTTCGAGCTGTGGCTGACCATGGGCGCGCTGATGGCGGCGCCGCTGTTCGCGTCCAGCGTGGTCAGCATGCCGATGCTGCTGGACCGGCGGGTCGACGTGCTGCAGGCCGTGCTGACCAGCTGGCAGACGGTGATGACCAACCCCGGCGCCATGGCGCTGTGGGCCGCGCTCATCATGGGGCTGACGCTGCTGGGCATGGCCACCATGGTGCTGGGCCTGATCGTGATCCTGCCGTGGCTGGGCCACGCCAGCTGGCACGCCTACCGCGCGCTGGTCGACACCAGCAACCTGCCGGAGCGCCTGCCGCCCGAAGGAAAAGCCTGATGTTCGGTTTCAACGAAGAGCAGATCGCCTGGTTCGGCCTCACGATTGGCGTGGGCGCGTTCATGCTCTACATGGTCTTCATCATCGGGCACCTGGCCTGGGAAGCCAAGGCCGGCAAGTTCGGCACCTTCGTGCTGTTTCTGGCGCTGGGCTTCGGCATGGTGGGCTTCGTGGCCAAGATGCTGATCGAGTGGTTCATCGGCCAGTAGGGCTGCCCCCGCCCGCCGCAAGACCCCCGGGACAAACCTGTGGATGACGCTGGCACAAGCCGCGGGTTGTCCACAGCGCGGCCGCCGGGCCGGCAGTTGTCCCCACTCGCGCGGCGCGGCGCCGGCGGCTTCTCCACATCCGGCGGCCTGCGCCAAGTGCGCGTCGCGCCTGGGCTTTTGCCTTCTGTCCACAAAACGGCAGGGCACCTACTACGACTACTATCTATTCTTTAAAGAAAAAGAAACAAGTCAGCGCAGCGCCTCAAGGCAACGCCGGGCAGCCTGCCGCGCTGTTACAGCCGCGCACCGAAAGCCGTCTGGCCGCGCGCGGGCGACTGTTAAGATCGACCCGCTTTCTTCGCCCCCCGTTCCGCCCGTGCGGACTTCACCCGAGACGCCTTCGCGCCCATGTCCGTCGCCCTCGCCGGTCGCAGCCCCCGCACTTTCGACATCAAGAGCGCCAGCCTGCCCTTGCTGGCGTTGCGCCTGAAGTCGCCCGACATCGACCTGCTGGCCGACGAGCTGCTGGCGCAATACGGCGAGATGCCCGACTTCTTCGAAGACGACGGCGTGGTGCTCGACTTGTCCACATTGGCCAACGACCAGGGCGACGCCGAGATCGACTTCCAGCGCGTGGGCGAACTGCTGCACGAGCGCCGCCTGCGCCTGCTGGCCGTGCGCGGCGGCAGCCCCGCCCAGCAGGACGCGGCGCGCGCCATCGGCCTGCTGCTGGCGCCCGACACGCGCGTGCAGACGGCGGCGCGTGTCGACGAACCGGCCGACCCGACGTCGGGCAAACCCGCGGCGCCGGTGGCGGCGCCCGACCTGCCTGCGCCCGGCGCGCTGGTCATCGACCGGCCGCTGCGCTCGGGCCAGCAGGTGTATGCGCGCGGGCGCGACCTGGTGGTGCTGGCCATGGTCAACCATGGTGCCGAGGTCGTCGCCGACGGCCACATCCACATCTACGCGCCGCTGCGCGGCCGTGCCCTGGCCGGCGCGCGCGGCTGGAGCGAGGCCTGCATCTTCGCGCGCGAAATGCGGCCCGACCTGGTGTCCATCGCCGGTGTCTATCGCACCAGCGAAGAGCCGCTGCCCGACACCGTGTGGGGCCAAGCCGCCATGGTGCGGCTGGCCAGCACCGACGCGGGCGACAAGCTCATCTTCGACCCCATCGCCGGCTGAGATGCCGCGCGTGGGCCTGTTCCTGAACCCTCTTTCTTCGGCACGACCCAAGGTGCGCTGACATGGCAAAAATCATTGTGGTGACTTCCGGCAAGGGTGGCGTGGGCAAGACCACCACCAGTGCCGCCTTTGCTTCCGGGCTGGCGCTCAAGGGCCACAAGGTGGCGGTGATCGACTTCGACGTCGGCCTGCGCAACCTGGACCTCATCATGGGCTGCGAGCGCCGCGTGGTGTACGACTTCGTCAACGTGATCCACGGCGAGGCCAACCTGACGCAGGCCCTCATCAAGGACAAGCAGTGCGACAACCTGTTCGTGCTGGCCGCCAGCCAGACGCGCGACAAGGAAGCGCTGACGCGCGAAGGCGTCAAGAAGGTGCTGGACGACCTGGCCGCCATGGACTTCGACTACATCATCTGCGACTCGCCCGCCGGCATCGAAACCGGCGCGCTGATGGCCATGCACTACGCCGACGAGGCGCTGGTGGTGACCAACCCGGAAGTGAGCAGCGTGCGCGATTCCGACCGCATCCTGGGCATGCTGGGCAGCAAGACGCAGCGCGCCATCGACGGCGCCGAGCCGATCAAGGAGCACCTGCTCATCACCCGCTACAACCCCAACCGCGTGGCCGACGGCCAGATGCTGAGCCTGGAAGACATCCAGGACATCCTGCGCATCAAGCTGATCGGCGTCATCCCCGAAAGCGAGGCCGTGCTGCAGGCGTCCAACCAGGGCCTGCCGGCGGTGCACTTGAAGGGCACCGACGTGGCGGGCGCGTATTCCGACGTGGTCGAGCGCTTTCTGGGCCAGGACGTGCCGCTGCGCTACATCGAGGCCGAGAAGCCCGGCTTCTTCAAGCGCCTGTTCGGGAGGTAAGCGGCATGTCCTTCCTCTCATTTTTTCTCGGCGAGAAGAAGAAGACCGCCAACGTCGCCAAGGAGCGGCTGCAGATCATCCTGGCGCACGAACGCGCCGGCCGCCCCGCGTTTGCGCCCGATTACCTGCCGGACCTGCAGCGCGAGCTGATCGAGGTCATCAGCAAGTACGTCAAGATCGACCCGAAGGACATCAAGGTCAACCTGGAACGCCAGGACGACCTGGAAGTGCTGGAAGTGAAGATCGAGCTGCCCGAAAAAGCCAACGCGGGCTAGGAGTCTGCGCGCCGGGCGACGCCTCACGCGCGTCCGGTAGCGCTCCCGTATTATTCGGTCCTTTCCTCTTCACCCAGGCGCGCCCCGCCCGCGCCCCGCGGCCATGCCCCAGGACATCCACCCCGCTGCCGAACCGACGTTGCGCCCGCCGGAGAATGACGCTGCGTCGGGCGTGTGGCGCTGGCTGCTGGCGGCCGTCGTGGTGGCGGTCATCCTGGTGGGCGCGTACCAGGCCTACCGCTGGCTGGTGAGCGACGTCGAGCGCCGCCGCGCCGTGGCCGTGGAGCCGGCGCCCGCGCCTGCCTCCACACCCGTGGCCATGGCGCCGCCGGCCGAACGCACGCCCCCGCCCGTGGCCCGCGCGCCTGCTCCTGCACCGCCGCCTGCCGCGGCGCCCAACGAAGGCCCGGCGCCCGCCGTCACCGGCCAGTCCATCCACAAGTGCGTGGTGGACGGCCAGGTGACCTACAGCAACCAACCCTGCCCCGATGGCGCCATCAGCACCACCCTGCAGGCCGACACGCCGGGCACCGACCCCAATGGCGTGGCCGGTTCGGCCGGTGACAGCGTGCCCGCCGTGCTGGTCGCGCGCCCCGCCAGCCTGAGCGTGGGCGACCCCGGCTCGCAAACCGCCGTCTGCGGCTACCTCAAGGCCGAGATCGAACGGCTCGACTTCGAGTTCAAGCAACCGCTGCCGCCCGCCGTGTTGGACCACATCTCGTCGCAACTGGCCAGCCTGCGCGCGCGCCACGGCGAAGCCAAGTGCGCCCCGCTGACCAAGCCCGTCGACAAAAAGCCCGCCGCTGCCGCCCCCAAGCGCCCGCCGCCCAAGGTCGTCGAGGAAAAGCGCGGCGACTGAATAGCTACGAAATAGATAGCTGAAACCGCGCATCCTGCTTGCGCAAGGCAGCGAAAAGACCGAGGCACTTCGCATCGGAGCCTTGTCTGGCGCAGACAAAACAGCCGGACGCAGAGGACGCAGAGATTTCGCAGAGGACGCAAAAAAAACCAACAAACATGCTTTTTGGCTGTTCTTTTGCGTCCTTCGCGGATCCTTTGCGTCCTTCGCGTACGGCTTTCGATCTTGACGCCGCCGCACCCGGGCGCCCCCCCGTAAAAAACCCCAGCACGCAGGCCGGGGTTTTTTGTTCATGCCGCGGTCAAGCCGCGGCCCAGGATGTCATCAAGGTTTCGTCGCCGGTGCCTTCGGCAGGCCACCGCGCGGGGCCGCGGCCGACGCGGCGCTGGCCGGCAGGGCGGGCCTCAGGTCGGACGGCAACGCCGGTGCGCCGCCAAACGAAGCGGGCGGTGGCGTGCTGCCCGCCCCGTCGGCTGGCGTGCGCGGGGGGGCCGGGTGGGGGCAGCCTCTGCGCACTGCCGGCCGGCGGGTGGGCGGACGAGCCGGTCGTGCCCTGGGCCCCAGCGGGCAGGTTCCAGGCCAGTGCCGTGGTCATCAGCAGCGCGGCGGGGACGGTGCGCAGGATGCGTCGTTGAGACATGTGCGAATACCTTTCGGTGGTTGAACACGACGCCAGTCTGCCTGCCCGCGGCGTTACATGGCGGGCACAAACGTTGGCGATGTAACGATGTGAATGCACACTGACATTACATTCGGGCGGCCGCATCGGCGGGAACTTTCCGTGCCTCGGCAGCGGTGTGCGCATCGTCCGAAAGCGCCCGCCGGCGCGCCGTTGCCGCACGCCGCGGCTGGAAAAAAACCCGGTGGCGCACTGGAAAATGCGCCTTTACCCTCACGACCATCGGGCGCGGGGGCGCCGCGACTTCAGGCGCCGGGAGCGCCCTGGCCCCACCCCCACCTTTGGTCGCCCAGCGCCTCGCCAGCAGGGTGCGGCGCGTTCGCAGCGCGGCACGCTGACCGCCGGCAGGCGGGCAAGTCGGCCCGCGTCGAGCCGTGCCCGCCCATGGTCTGGGTCTGTTTTGTTTTTTGTTTTTGCGTCCACCCGCGTGCCGCAGGGGCCGTTGGGTGGGTGAACGCGATTCGCACATTCATGTTGCAGGAGAACGCATGGCGAAGGAAGAGCTGATCGAGATGCAAGGCATCGTCAACGAAGTGCTGCCGGACACGCGCTTTCGCGTGACGCTGGACAACGGCCACGAGCTGGTGGCCTATTCGGCTGGCAAGATGAAGAAGAACCACATCCGCATCCTGGCGGGTGACCGCGTGTCGCTGGAGCTGTCGCCCTACGACCTGACCAAGGGCCGCATCAACTTCCGCCACCTCGAGCGCCGCGGCCCGCCCCCGACCGGTGGCGGTGGCCAGCGTCGGCGCTGACCGCCCGGGTTCGCGCAGTGCCCCGGGCCGCAGGCCTTCGCCGCCTGTGTCTGCACTGCCTTGTCGTGGCCGGCGCCCTCGGCGCCATGGGGTTGGCCACATCGGCGCCGCCCGCCGCGCCCGCCACGTCCCTGGCGTCATCCGGCGCCGCTGCCATGCCCACCGCTTCGACTGACGCCGTGGCGGCCGCCTTCGCCGCCCACCCGCGCACCGGCTTTCTACCGCCCGAGCTGCGCGCGCAGGCCGCCCACGATGGCCCCCTGCCCATCGGCCACGGACAAACCAATTCGCAACCGCGCACCGTGGCCAGCATGCTGCGCCTGCTGCAGGTCGAGCCCGGCATGCGCGTGCTCGATGTCGGCGCCGGCTCGGGCTGGAGCACCGCACTGCTGGCGCATCTGGTCGGCGCGCAGGGCGAGGTGCGCGGCGTCGAGCTGGTGCCCGAACTGGCGCGCTTCGGCGCCGCCAACCTGGCCGCCACAAGGCAGCCGTGGGCCAGCATCGCGGTCGCCACGCCCGGCGTGCTGGGCCTGCCCGATCAGGCGCCATTCGACCGCATCCTGGTGTCGGCCGAGCCGAAAACGCTGCCGCAGTCGCTGGTTGACCAGCTGCGCGACGGCGGCGTGATGGTGATTCCGGTGGCGGGCGAGATGCTGCGCGTGGTGCGGCGCGGCGCGCAGACCGAGGTCACGCGCCATGGCGGCTACCGTTTTGTGCCGCTCAAGTAGCTGAAAGCAAATACCGAATACCGGACGCAGAGGACGCAAAGGATTCGCAGAGGACGCAAAAGAAACAGCCAAAAGAAATTTTTTGGTTTTTTTCTGCGTCCTCTGCGGAATCTCTGCGTCCGGCTGTTGGATGGGTGCTGTCAAAGACACACAGTCCAAGCCATTTGCAGGCCCAGCGCTTGCCCCTCCAGCGCAGGCAGCTACTGAACCTATAGCATCAACCGCGCGTCGCCCGGCGCGCCCGCACCGCCTCCGCCAGGCCTTCAAGCACCGGCACGGTCTGCGCGAAGCTGATGCAGGCGTCCGTCACCGACACGCCGGGCTTGAGCGGCTGGCCGGGCACGATGTCCTGGCGGCCTTCTTCCAGGTGGCTTTCGATCATCACGCCCATGACGCGGCCATCGCCCGCGGCCACCTGGGCGGCCACGTCCTTCGCCACCTCGATCTGCCGGGCGTGCTGCTTGCTGGAATTGGCGTGCGACAGGTCGATCATGACCTGCTCGCGCAGCCCGTTTGACTTCAGCAGCGCGCAGGCCGCGTCGACGTCGGCCTTGGAATAATTGGGCGCCTTCCCGCCGCGCAGGATCACGTGGCAGTCGTCGTTGCCGCGCGTTTCAAAGATGGCGCTCTGCCCCATCTTGGTCAGGCCCAGAAAGGCGTGCGGCGACTGCGCGGCGACGATGGCGTCGGCGGCCACCTTCACGCCGCCGTCGGTACCGTTCTTGAAGCCGACCGGGCAGCTCAGGCCGCTGGCCAGCTGGCGGTGGCTCTGGCTCTCGGTGGTGCGCGCGCCGATGGCGCCCCAGCTCACCAGGTCGCTGATGAACTGCGGGCTGAGCAGGTCGAGGAATTCGGTGCCCACCGGCAGGCCCAGCGCCAGCACGTCCAGCAGCAGGCGGCGCGCCATCTGCAGGCCTTCGTTGATGGCGTAGCTGCCGTCCAGGTGCGGGTCGTTGATGTAGCCCTTCCAGCCCACGGTGGTGCGCGGCTTTTCGAAGTACACGCGCATCACCACCAGCAGCTCGGCCGCGTGGCGCTCGCTTTCAGCCTTCAGGCGGCGCGCGTAGTCCAGCGCCTGGGCGTGGTCGTGGATGGAACACGGGCCGACCACCACCACCAGCCGGTCGTCGTGCCCCTGCAGCACGCGCGAGATCGCGCTGCGGCTGTGTTCGACCAGCGCCTGCGCCGCGTCGGGCGCGGGCAGCCATTCCTGGATCAGCGCGGGTGTGAGCAGCGGGCGCACCGCGCGGATGCGCAAATCGTCGATGCGGGTGGTGTCGTGGGTGGACGGGTTGTCGATGTCTTGCATGCCCCGATTATCGGTACTTTGTGCCGCCAGCGCTGGCGGGTACAGCGAAAGCAGCTATGAAAATGGGAGTCACACGGGCGCCGGCGCCGCGTCCGCGCGCTGCCGCAGCATGCCGATGGCCCCGAACGGGCAGCGCACCGCGCACAGCGCGCAGCCGGTGCAGCCGGCTGCGTCATCCAGCGTCGAGGTCTTGCGCCTGCCCGCCGCGTGCAGCGACAGCACATGCGGCGCGCACACCGCCACGCACCAGCCGCAACCCGTGCAGCGCGCGGGGTGGATGACCGGCAGGGCGCGGGCTTTCATCGCTTGCGCCGCCGCGCCGTCCCCGTGTCAGGCGCCGCGGCCCAGCGGCGCCACGCCGATCCACGCCGCGTGCGCCCAGAACGCGAACGCCGCCCAGGCCACCACGCCCAGCACCACGGCGATCAACGTGCCGCCCAGCGTGCCCGGCGCGTACACCGTGCCCAGCGCCCGGTCGCGCTGGCGCGCGGCGCGAAAGTCGAGGACGGCCCACAGCAAAAAGGCGCCGAACAGCACCACATCGGCCAGCTTGGCCGTCGCCAGCAGGTGGCCAAAGGCCCACAGCTTGACGGCCAGCACCATCGGGTGGTGCAGCCGCGCCTTGATCTGGTTGCGCGGCACGTAGGCGGCGGCCAGAAAGATGAAGGCCAGCAGCGTGAACAGCGAGTTCAGGTGCTTCATCATCACCGGCGGCTGCCACAGCACCACCGGTTGCTGCCGCGCCAGGCTGTAGCCCCAGATGATCAGCGCAAAACCGAGCAGCGACACCAGCGTGTACAGCCCCTTCCACGGCTTTTCGCCCAGCCGCCCGATGGTCTGCGCGCGCCAGCCCTCGGCAAAAATGCGCATCGAATGCGCGCCCAGAAAGATCAGCAGACCAATGACGAGAACCAGCATGGCGTGTGTACCGCAAGGGTGAAGATGCGAACCATTATGGGACGCGGGGGTGACTGCCGTGCGAAGATCGCCCCATGCCCCTGGATCGCCCCCGCATTGCCCTGATCGGCGCGCCCACCGACGTCGGCGCCGGTGAGCGCGGCGCCAGCATGGGGCCCGAGGCGTTGCGCGTGGCCGGGCTGGTCGAGGCGCTGCGTGGCCAGGGCGCCGAGGTGCTTGACACCGGCAACCTGGCCGGCCCGCCCAACCCCATGCAGCCGCCCGTCGGCGGCTTTCGCCACCTGCCCGAAGTCGCCGCCTGGAACCGCGCCGTGCACGACGCGGTGCATGGCGCGCTGCAAGCGGGCCAATTGCCGATTCTGCTGGGCGGCGACCACTGCCTGGCCATCGGCTCCATCAGCGCCGTGGCGCGCCACGTGCAGGCGCGCGGCCAAAAGCTGCGCGTGCTGTGGTTCGACGCGCATGCCGACTTCAACACCGCCGCGCTCACGCCCAGCGGCAACATCCACGGCATGCCCGTGGCCAGCCTGTTTGGCGACGGCCCGCCCGAGCTGGTGGGCATTGGCGGCTTTTCGTCCGAGCGGCCCGCGCTGCGCGCGCCCGAGCTGCGCCAGATCGGCATCCGCAGCGTCGATGCGGGCGAAAAGCGCCTGGTGCACGAGGCCGGCATTGAGGTGTTCGACATGCGCTTCATCGACGAGCACGGCATGCGCGCCGCCATGGAGCGCGCGCTGGCGGGCGTCGATGCCGACACGCACCTGCACGTCAGCCTGGACGTGGACTTTCTCGACCCCTCGATCGCCCCCGGCGTGGCCACCACCGTGCCCGGCGGCCCGACGTACCGCGAGGCGCAGCTATGCATGGAGATGGTGGCCGACACCGGGCGGCTGGCGTCGCTCGACATCGTTGAGATCAACCCCGCCTACGACACCCACAACAACACCGCCGAGCTGGCGGTGGACCTGGTCGAAAGCCTGTTCGGCAAGAGCACGCTGATGCGCCGGCGCGGCGCTGCCTGACGATTTCGGAGGAGGAAGAACGTGCACCTGTTTTACCCGCGCTTTCACGCGCAGAGCTTTTACCGCAACACCTTCCTGGTCGACCGGCCGCAGCAGATCGCCCGCGCCGAAAAGTCCGACCGCGAATGGAACAACCTGGCCGAATCGGGCTGCCACTTCACCTGCATGGCCATGATCGCCGGCGTCGACCCGGCCACGCTGGCCGACGCTGCCATCAAGCAGGGGTATTACCGGCCCGACAAGGACTTGCCCGCCCGCGCGCTGAACGGCGACCGCGGCCCGCTGGTGTGGGACCAGAACGTGCCGGCCAAGAAGGGCCAATCCTTCACCTTCCCCAAGGTGTGGCACGCCGGCCAGGGCCGCCTGGTGGACCTCGAATTCACCTGCCGGCGCTGGGACGATTACGTGTCGCTGAAAGAGGCCACGCGGCTCATCCACGAGGCCGTCGTGCAGGGGCGCCACGTCGTCAGCGGCTCGTTCGAGCACAGCGTGCTGATCGCCGGCCTGTCCGCCGACGGCCCGCTGGTGTGGGACCCGGATGTCGAACGCGACAGCGGCGCGGCGCGGCGCCGGCTGCAAGAAATGGTCGAAGGTGGCCTGTCGCTGCGCGCGTGGGGCCAGCAAGAGAAGGTGCGCAAGTTCAGCGTGGTGGAGTACGAATTGAACGTGAAGGGCTGATGTCGCCCCGTCTGTTCACGTCGCCGGCAGCGGCAGCGCCGTGCCGCTCTTGACCTCCTCCATCACCGCATAGGTGCGCGTCTCGCGCACGCCGGGCAACTGCCACAGCACGCGGCCGGCAAAGGCGCGGTAGGCGGCCATGTCGGCCATGCGGGTCTTCAGCAGGTAGTCGAAGCCGCCGGCCACCATGTGGCATTCCAGGATGTCGCCCTGCACCTGCACGGCGGCCTTGAAGGCGTCGAACACATTGGGCGTGGTGCGGTCCAGCAGCACTTCGACGAACACCACCAGGCCGCGGCCCAGCTTGTCGGGGTTCAGCTCGGCGTGGTAGCCGCGGATGAAGCCTTCACGCGTGAGGCGCTGCACGCGCGCCAGCACGGCGGTGGGCGACAGGGCCACGGCTTCGGCCAGCTTGAGGTTGCTGATGCGGCCATCGGCTTGCAGGGCGGCGAGGATGCGCAGATCGGTGCGATCGAGCGTGGTGGATTCCATGGCCGAACATTGTGCGGCAAAGCCATGGAATTTCAGTTAAACATTCGATGACATCGCCTGAACAATGGCGGTTTGTTGTGAAGGCGGCCCAGGCCGCTCCGATCCACTTTGCGCTGCCGCCATGACACTGCACCCTCCCTTCGACGCCCTGCACGCCGAACTGGCGCCCCAAAGCCCCTTGCGCGACGCCATCACCGCCGCCACGCGCCGGCCGGAGGCCCAAGCGCTGGCGCCGCTGCTGGATCAGGCGCGGCTGGCGCCCGATCAGGCCCGCGCCGCGCACGACCTGGCCCATCGCCTGGCCGACACGCTGCGCCAGCGCAAGCGCGCTGCCGGCCGCGCGGGCATCGTGCAGGGCTTGTTGCAGGAGTTCGCCCTGTCGTCGCAAGAGGGCGTGGCGCTGATGTGCCTGGCCGAGGCGCTGCTGCGCATCCCCGACGCGGCCACGCGCGATGCGCTGATCCGCGACAAGGTGGGGCGCGGCGACTGGCAGGCGCATCTGGGACAAAGCCCCTCGCTGTTCGTCAACGCCGCCGCCTGGGGCCTGCTGCTGACGGGCAAGCTGGTGGCCACGCACAGCGAGGCGGGCTTGGGGCAGTCGCTCAAGCGCCTGACGGCCAAGGGCGGCGAGCCGCTGATCCGCAAGGGCGTCGACATGGCGATGCGCATGATGGGCGAGCAGTTCGTGACAGGCGAGACCATTGAAGAAGCGCTGAAGCACGCGCGCGGGCCTGAATCGCAAGGCTTTCGCTATTCGTATGACATGCTGGGCGAGGCGGCGCTGACCGCCGATGACGCGGCGCGCTATCTGGCCAGCTACGAAGCCGCCATCCACGCCATCGGCCGCGCGGCCGAGGGGCGCGGCGTGATCGGCGGGCCGGGCATCTCGATCAAGCTGTCGGCCCTGCACCCGCGCTACAGCCGCGCGCAACGGGCGCGCGTGCTGGCCGAGCTGTACCCGCGCGTGCTGCAGCTGGCGCAGCTGGCGCGGCAGTACGACATCGGCCTGAACATCGACGCCGAAGAGGCGGATCGGCTGGAGCTGTCGCTCGATCTGCTCGAAAAGCTGTGCCACGAGCCGTCGCTGGCCGGCTGGGACGGCATCGGCTTCGTGATCCAGGCGTACCAGAAGCGCTGCCCGTTCGTGATCGACTGGCTGGTCGAGCTGGCGCGGCGCACGCAGCACCGCCTGATGGTGCGGCTGGTGAAAGGCGCGTACTGGGACAGCGAAATCAAGCGTGCGCAGGTCGATGGCCAAAGCGACTACCCCGTCTACACCCGCAAGCCGCACACCGACGTCAGCTACCTGGCCTGCGCGCGCAAGCTGCTGGCCGCGCCCGAGGCCATTTACCCGCAGTTCGCCACCCACAACGCGCACAGCGTGGCGGCCATCGTGCAGATGGCGGGGCCAGAAGGCTGGCAGCCGGGGCAGTACGAATTCCAGTGCCTGCACGGCATGGGCGAGCCGCTGTATGAGCAGATCGTGAGCGGGCAACTCGGCGTGCAGCGCCCGTGCCGCATCTATGCGCCGGTGGGCACGCACGAGACGCTGCTGGCCTACTTGGTGCGGCGCCTGCTGGAGAACGGCGCCAACACCTCCTTCGTCAACCGCATTGCCGATGCGGACGTGCGGATTGAAGAGTTGATC
It includes:
- a CDS encoding Spy/CpxP family protein refolding chaperone, producing the protein MTLTPKRLLIAAVLAASGALAIAQAPAPANQPAAGEASAARPGPGGKRMDPAQMQQRMAERRAQRLAALKSDLKLTPAQEGAWNQFVAASQPPAMGQRGPMMDRAQMAQLTTPQRLDLMDKRMAERQAHMKQRSDAVKTFYAQLTPEQQKTFDSRPMRGGRGEGRMHGGGMHGHMHGGPGMMGR
- a CDS encoding DUF2189 domain-containing protein, producing MPYTAPPPPPLPPRPPRGTLKLPDVRTVALTAPLNWLALGWRDLWRIGMPSLLHGMLLTTFGLLLLMLARDQFWLLAGAFSGFLVVAPVLATSLYALSRALERGEPANLRTIGKTWTRWQFSRYAVHGGYWSLVRFGLLLSLAGTGWVLTSAALITVLAPAPVNTPTDFLRHVVLTHRGYLFELWLTMGALMAAPLFASSVVSMPMLLDRRVDVLQAVLTSWQTVMTNPGAMALWAALIMGLTLLGMATMVLGLIVILPWLGHASWHAYRALVDTSNLPERLPPEGKA
- a CDS encoding DUF2788 domain-containing protein; the encoded protein is MFGFNEEQIAWFGLTIGVGAFMLYMVFIIGHLAWEAKAGKFGTFVLFLALGFGMVGFVAKMLIEWFIGQ
- the minC gene encoding septum site-determining protein MinC translates to MSVALAGRSPRTFDIKSASLPLLALRLKSPDIDLLADELLAQYGEMPDFFEDDGVVLDLSTLANDQGDAEIDFQRVGELLHERRLRLLAVRGGSPAQQDAARAIGLLLAPDTRVQTAARVDEPADPTSGKPAAPVAAPDLPAPGALVIDRPLRSGQQVYARGRDLVVLAMVNHGAEVVADGHIHIYAPLRGRALAGARGWSEACIFAREMRPDLVSIAGVYRTSEEPLPDTVWGQAAMVRLASTDAGDKLIFDPIAG
- the minD gene encoding septum site-determining protein MinD, with translation MAKIIVVTSGKGGVGKTTTSAAFASGLALKGHKVAVIDFDVGLRNLDLIMGCERRVVYDFVNVIHGEANLTQALIKDKQCDNLFVLAASQTRDKEALTREGVKKVLDDLAAMDFDYIICDSPAGIETGALMAMHYADEALVVTNPEVSSVRDSDRILGMLGSKTQRAIDGAEPIKEHLLITRYNPNRVADGQMLSLEDIQDILRIKLIGVIPESEAVLQASNQGLPAVHLKGTDVAGAYSDVVERFLGQDVPLRYIEAEKPGFFKRLFGR
- the minE gene encoding cell division topological specificity factor MinE, which produces MSFLSFFLGEKKKTANVAKERLQIILAHERAGRPAFAPDYLPDLQRELIEVISKYVKIDPKDIKVNLERQDDLEVLEVKIELPEKANAG
- a CDS encoding DUF4124 domain-containing protein; the encoded protein is MPQDIHPAAEPTLRPPENDAASGVWRWLLAAVVVAVILVGAYQAYRWLVSDVERRRAVAVEPAPAPASTPVAMAPPAERTPPPVARAPAPAPPPAAAPNEGPAPAVTGQSIHKCVVDGQVTYSNQPCPDGAISTTLQADTPGTDPNGVAGSAGDSVPAVLVARPASLSVGDPGSQTAVCGYLKAEIERLDFEFKQPLPPAVLDHISSQLASLRARHGEAKCAPLTKPVDKKPAAAAPKRPPPKVVEEKRGD
- the infA gene encoding translation initiation factor IF-1: MAKEELIEMQGIVNEVLPDTRFRVTLDNGHELVAYSAGKMKKNHIRILAGDRVSLELSPYDLTKGRINFRHLERRGPPPTGGGGQRRR
- a CDS encoding 3-deoxy-7-phosphoheptulonate synthase, whose amino-acid sequence is MQDIDNPSTHDTTRIDDLRIRAVRPLLTPALIQEWLPAPDAAQALVEHSRSAISRVLQGHDDRLVVVVGPCSIHDHAQALDYARRLKAESERHAAELLVVMRVYFEKPRTTVGWKGYINDPHLDGSYAINEGLQMARRLLLDVLALGLPVGTEFLDLLSPQFISDLVSWGAIGARTTESQSHRQLASGLSCPVGFKNGTDGGVKVAADAIVAAQSPHAFLGLTKMGQSAIFETRGNDDCHVILRGGKAPNYSKADVDAACALLKSNGLREQVMIDLSHANSSKQHARQIEVAKDVAAQVAAGDGRVMGVMIESHLEEGRQDIVPGQPLKPGVSVTDACISFAQTVPVLEGLAEAVRARRATRG
- a CDS encoding ATP-binding protein, which translates into the protein MKARALPVIHPARCTGCGWCVAVCAPHVLSLHAAGRRKTSTLDDAAGCTGCALCAVRCPFGAIGMLRQRADAAPAPV